The following coding sequences lie in one Arachis ipaensis cultivar K30076 chromosome B05, Araip1.1, whole genome shotgun sequence genomic window:
- the LOC107644778 gene encoding probable transcriptional regulator SLK2 isoform X1: MAPSRVAGGLTQSSSSSGIFFQGDAQSHSVVNSPLNSPFINSSNAVPGTGLPNLGPVSGDMNNTILNSAANSAPSIGPSSLLTDANSAFAGGLHLPRSASINTDSYLRLPASPMSFTSNNVSISGSSVMDGSNVVQQSSHQDQNAQPLQQNQQQGASSVMSTPVSQIGPSPLQMGAQIPGSFMQDPNNLSQLSKKPRLDIKQEDLMQQQVIQQLLQRQDPMQFQGRNPQIQALMQQQQRLRQQHILQSMPQLQRAHLQQQQQQQQQMHLRQQQLQQQSMQPISAVKRPYDSSVNGVCARRLMQYLYHQRQRPIENTIAYWRKFVAEYYSPRARERWCLSLYNNVGHHALGVFPQASMDAWQCDICGSKSGRGFEATFEVLPRLSDIKFGSGVIDELLFLDLPREQRFPSGLMMLEYAKAVQESVYEQLRVVREGHLRIIFTQDLKILSWEFCAKRHEELLPRRLVAPQVNQLVQVAQKCQSTVAESGPDGVSQQDLQTNSNMVLAAGRQLAKSLELQSVNDLGFSKRYVRCLQISEVVNSMKDLMDICREHKIGPMESLKTYPRFATPAKLEKQKIHEMEQLANAQGLPTERNTLNKLMALNPGLNNPINNNLNMGNRGALSGSAQAALAMSNYPNLLIRQNSMNSSPGSIQREGSSSFNNANQSPSSAMQGAAASAFIPGSMQNSTGFPSPHLPPQQRQQHLLQRSASANGLLQQNHSQGSQGNQALQQQMIQQLLMSNNNGGVQSQSLSGPNANGNIAKNGLSFGGHSPTPSITGGSINVSGNNGPVSRSNSFKVASNSDSSAAGGNNGINQRTPDMPQNILLQDVVPDIVGDFTDSPFFNSDLDDNMGFGWKA, translated from the exons ATGGCACCTTCTCGGGTGGCTGGAGGATTGACCCAATCATCATCAAGTTCTGGAATTTTTTTTCAAGGAGATGCACAATCACATAGTGTAGTTAACTCTCCGTTAAACTCGCCATTCATTAACTCATCTAATGCGGTTCCTGGAACTGGTCTTCCAAACCTGGGTCCAGTGTCAGGGGATATGAACAATACAATTTTGAACAGTGCGGCAAACTCAGCACCAAGTATTGGACCTAGCTCTTTACTCACAGATGCAAATTCAGCATTCGCTGGTGGGCTCCATTTGCCAAGAAGTGCAAGCATTAACACAGACTCATACTTACGGTTACCTGCTTCACCCATGTCATTTACATCAAATAATGTTAGTATTTCAGGGTCATCAGTTATGGATGGTTCGAATGTAGTACAACAGAGCTCTCACCAAGATCAGAATGCTCAACCATTGCAGCAGAATCAGCAGCAAGGAGCTTCTAGTGTTATGTCTACACCTGTGTCTCAAATTGGTCCTTCCCCACTTCAAATGGGTGCACAAATACCTGGATCTTTCATGCAAGATCCAAATAATTTATCTCAGCTGTCCAAAAAACCGAGGCTGGATATCAAGCAGGAGGATTTAATGCAACAGCAGGTGATACAGCAGCTTCTTCAGAGACAGGACCCCATGCAATTCCAGGGTCGTAATCCACAGATACAGGCTTTGATGCAACAGCAGCAAAGACTGAGGCAACAGCACATCCTTCAGTCAATGCCACAGTTACAGCGAGCACACTTacaacaacagcagcagcaaCAGCAACAAATGCACTTGAGGCAGCAGCAATTACAGCAACAATCAATGCAACCCATATCTGCGGTGAAGCGTCCGTATGACAGTAGCGTTAATGGTGTATGTGCTCGAAGATTAATGCAATACCTCTATCATCAAAGGCAACGACCAATT GAAAACACTATTGCTTATTGGAGAAAATTTGTGGCCGAGTATTACTCTCCTCGAGCAAGGGAACGGTGGTGCTTGTCTTTGTATAATAATGTTGGGCATCATGCACTAGGTGTTTTCCCTCAGGCATCTATG GATGCGTGGCAGTGTGACATATGTGGTTCTAAATCTGGAAGGGGATTTG AGGCAACTTTTGAAGTTCTCCCTAGACTTAGTGACATCAAATTTGGCAGTGGAGTTATCGATGAACTTTTATTTTTGGATTTGCCACGCGAACAAAGATTTCCTTCTGGTTTAATGATGTTAGAATATGCAAAAGCGGTTCAAGAGAGTGTATATGAGCAGCTTCGTGTTGTTCGTGAAGGTCACCTCCGTATTATATTTACACAAGACCTGAAG ATATTATCTTGGGAGTTCTGTGCAAAGCGCCATGAAGAACTTCTTCCTAGAAGGTTGGTTGCACCACAG GTAAATCAGTTGGTTCAAGTAGCTCAAAAATGCCAGAGTACAGTTGCTGAAAGTGGTCCAGATGGGGTTTCTCAGCAAGATCTTCAAACAAACAGTAATAT GGTATTGGCTGCTGGGCGTCAACTTGCAAAGAGTCTCGAGTTGCAATCAGTAAATGACTTGGGTTTTTCCAAAAGATATGTAAGATGTTTGCAG ATTTCCGAGGTTGTCAATTCCATGAAAGATCTCATGGATATCTGTCGGGAGcacaaaattgggccaatgg AGAGCTTGAAAACTTATCCTCGTTTTGCAACCCCTGCCAAGCTTGAGAAGCAAAAAATTCATGAGATGGAACAGCTAGCAAATGCTCAAGGTCTGCCAACCGAACGAAACACACTCAACAAACTGATGGCACTGAATCCTGGTCTGAACAACCCAATAAACAATAATCTTAATATGGGGAATCGTGGTGCTTTGAGTGGGTCAGCACAAGCTGCTCTCGCAATGTCTAACTACCCGAATCTTCTCATTAGACAAAACTCAATGAATTCAAGCCCTGGCTCAATTCAGCGAGAAGGATCGTCATCTTTCAACAATGCGAACCAGAGTCCCTCTTCAGCTATGCAAGGTGCTGCTGCCTCTGCTTTTATTCCAGGCTCAATGCAGAATTCAACCGGTTTCCCAAGTCCCCATCTACCCCCACAGCAGCGGCAGCAACACCTTCTACAGCGTTCAGCAAGTGCGAATGGTTTACTGCAACAAAACCATTCACAGGGATCCCAAGGAAATCAAGCTCTACAGCAGCAGATGATCCAGCAACTGCTGATGTCAAATAACAATGGGGGAGTGCAATCACAATCTCTTAGTGGACCCAATGCAAATGGGAACATAGCAAAGAATGGGTTGAGTTTTGGAGGCCACTCTCCTACTCCTTCCATAACTGGAGGATCTATCAATGTTTCAGGAAACAACGGCCCTGTTTCAAGGAGTAATAGCTTCAAAGTGGCCTCAAACAGTGATTCTTCTGCAGCCGGCGGCAACAATGGTATCAACCAGAGAACGCCAGATATGCCACAAAATATCCTTTTGCAAGATGTGGTTCCGGATATTGTCGGTGATTTCACCGATAGTCCCTTCTTCAATAGTGATCTAGATGATAACATGGGTTTTGGCTGGAAGGCATAA
- the LOC107644778 gene encoding probable transcriptional regulator SLK2 isoform X2 has product MAPSRVAGGLTQSSSSSGIFFQGDAQSHSVVNSPLNSPFINSSNAVPGTGLPNLGPVSGDMNNTILNSAANSAPSIGPSSLLTDANSAFAGGLHLPRSASINTDSYLRLPASPMSFTSNNVSISGSSVMDGSNVVQQSSHQDQNAQPLQQNQQQGASSVMSTPVSQIGPSPLQMGAQIPGSFMQDPNNLSQLSKKPRLDIKQEDLMQQQVIQQLLQRQDPMQFQGRNPQIQALMQQQQRLRQQHILQSMPQLQRAHLQQQQQQQQQMHLRQQQLQQQSMQPISAVKRPYDSSVNGVCARRLMQYLYHQRQRPIENTIAYWRKFVAEYYSPRARERWCLSLYNNVGHHALGVFPQASMDAWQCDICGSKSGRGFEATFEVLPRLSDIKFGSGVIDELLFLDLPREQRFPSGLMMLEYAKAVQESVYEQLRVVREGHLRIIFTQDLKILSWEFCAKRHEELLPRRLVAPQVNQLVQVAQKCQSTVAESGPDGVSQQDLQTNSNMVLAAGRQLAKSLELQSVNDLGFSKRYISEVVNSMKDLMDICREHKIGPMESLKTYPRFATPAKLEKQKIHEMEQLANAQGLPTERNTLNKLMALNPGLNNPINNNLNMGNRGALSGSAQAALAMSNYPNLLIRQNSMNSSPGSIQREGSSSFNNANQSPSSAMQGAAASAFIPGSMQNSTGFPSPHLPPQQRQQHLLQRSASANGLLQQNHSQGSQGNQALQQQMIQQLLMSNNNGGVQSQSLSGPNANGNIAKNGLSFGGHSPTPSITGGSINVSGNNGPVSRSNSFKVASNSDSSAAGGNNGINQRTPDMPQNILLQDVVPDIVGDFTDSPFFNSDLDDNMGFGWKA; this is encoded by the exons ATGGCACCTTCTCGGGTGGCTGGAGGATTGACCCAATCATCATCAAGTTCTGGAATTTTTTTTCAAGGAGATGCACAATCACATAGTGTAGTTAACTCTCCGTTAAACTCGCCATTCATTAACTCATCTAATGCGGTTCCTGGAACTGGTCTTCCAAACCTGGGTCCAGTGTCAGGGGATATGAACAATACAATTTTGAACAGTGCGGCAAACTCAGCACCAAGTATTGGACCTAGCTCTTTACTCACAGATGCAAATTCAGCATTCGCTGGTGGGCTCCATTTGCCAAGAAGTGCAAGCATTAACACAGACTCATACTTACGGTTACCTGCTTCACCCATGTCATTTACATCAAATAATGTTAGTATTTCAGGGTCATCAGTTATGGATGGTTCGAATGTAGTACAACAGAGCTCTCACCAAGATCAGAATGCTCAACCATTGCAGCAGAATCAGCAGCAAGGAGCTTCTAGTGTTATGTCTACACCTGTGTCTCAAATTGGTCCTTCCCCACTTCAAATGGGTGCACAAATACCTGGATCTTTCATGCAAGATCCAAATAATTTATCTCAGCTGTCCAAAAAACCGAGGCTGGATATCAAGCAGGAGGATTTAATGCAACAGCAGGTGATACAGCAGCTTCTTCAGAGACAGGACCCCATGCAATTCCAGGGTCGTAATCCACAGATACAGGCTTTGATGCAACAGCAGCAAAGACTGAGGCAACAGCACATCCTTCAGTCAATGCCACAGTTACAGCGAGCACACTTacaacaacagcagcagcaaCAGCAACAAATGCACTTGAGGCAGCAGCAATTACAGCAACAATCAATGCAACCCATATCTGCGGTGAAGCGTCCGTATGACAGTAGCGTTAATGGTGTATGTGCTCGAAGATTAATGCAATACCTCTATCATCAAAGGCAACGACCAATT GAAAACACTATTGCTTATTGGAGAAAATTTGTGGCCGAGTATTACTCTCCTCGAGCAAGGGAACGGTGGTGCTTGTCTTTGTATAATAATGTTGGGCATCATGCACTAGGTGTTTTCCCTCAGGCATCTATG GATGCGTGGCAGTGTGACATATGTGGTTCTAAATCTGGAAGGGGATTTG AGGCAACTTTTGAAGTTCTCCCTAGACTTAGTGACATCAAATTTGGCAGTGGAGTTATCGATGAACTTTTATTTTTGGATTTGCCACGCGAACAAAGATTTCCTTCTGGTTTAATGATGTTAGAATATGCAAAAGCGGTTCAAGAGAGTGTATATGAGCAGCTTCGTGTTGTTCGTGAAGGTCACCTCCGTATTATATTTACACAAGACCTGAAG ATATTATCTTGGGAGTTCTGTGCAAAGCGCCATGAAGAACTTCTTCCTAGAAGGTTGGTTGCACCACAG GTAAATCAGTTGGTTCAAGTAGCTCAAAAATGCCAGAGTACAGTTGCTGAAAGTGGTCCAGATGGGGTTTCTCAGCAAGATCTTCAAACAAACAGTAATAT GGTATTGGCTGCTGGGCGTCAACTTGCAAAGAGTCTCGAGTTGCAATCAGTAAATGACTTGGGTTTTTCCAAAAGATAT ATTTCCGAGGTTGTCAATTCCATGAAAGATCTCATGGATATCTGTCGGGAGcacaaaattgggccaatgg AGAGCTTGAAAACTTATCCTCGTTTTGCAACCCCTGCCAAGCTTGAGAAGCAAAAAATTCATGAGATGGAACAGCTAGCAAATGCTCAAGGTCTGCCAACCGAACGAAACACACTCAACAAACTGATGGCACTGAATCCTGGTCTGAACAACCCAATAAACAATAATCTTAATATGGGGAATCGTGGTGCTTTGAGTGGGTCAGCACAAGCTGCTCTCGCAATGTCTAACTACCCGAATCTTCTCATTAGACAAAACTCAATGAATTCAAGCCCTGGCTCAATTCAGCGAGAAGGATCGTCATCTTTCAACAATGCGAACCAGAGTCCCTCTTCAGCTATGCAAGGTGCTGCTGCCTCTGCTTTTATTCCAGGCTCAATGCAGAATTCAACCGGTTTCCCAAGTCCCCATCTACCCCCACAGCAGCGGCAGCAACACCTTCTACAGCGTTCAGCAAGTGCGAATGGTTTACTGCAACAAAACCATTCACAGGGATCCCAAGGAAATCAAGCTCTACAGCAGCAGATGATCCAGCAACTGCTGATGTCAAATAACAATGGGGGAGTGCAATCACAATCTCTTAGTGGACCCAATGCAAATGGGAACATAGCAAAGAATGGGTTGAGTTTTGGAGGCCACTCTCCTACTCCTTCCATAACTGGAGGATCTATCAATGTTTCAGGAAACAACGGCCCTGTTTCAAGGAGTAATAGCTTCAAAGTGGCCTCAAACAGTGATTCTTCTGCAGCCGGCGGCAACAATGGTATCAACCAGAGAACGCCAGATATGCCACAAAATATCCTTTTGCAAGATGTGGTTCCGGATATTGTCGGTGATTTCACCGATAGTCCCTTCTTCAATAGTGATCTAGATGATAACATGGGTTTTGGCTGGAAGGCATAA